One genomic window of Bartonella sp. HY038 includes the following:
- the queD gene encoding 6-carboxytetrahydropterin synthase QueD: MFIISKEFHFSASHQLTALPQSHPCARLHGHNYIVVIELAAENLDEFGFVVDYRELAFAKKIIDDEYDHRHLNDVLGHDLVTAENLARHFYERFKPQCPQITAVRVSETPKTWAKYCPKHND, translated from the coding sequence ATGTTTATAATTTCCAAAGAATTTCATTTTTCCGCATCGCATCAGTTGACAGCCTTACCGCAAAGTCACCCATGCGCCCGTTTACATGGCCATAATTATATTGTGGTCATTGAACTTGCCGCAGAAAATCTTGATGAATTTGGCTTTGTTGTTGATTATCGAGAACTGGCTTTTGCTAAAAAAATCATTGATGATGAATATGACCATCGACATTTAAATGATGTTTTAGGCCATGATCTTGTCACAGCTGAAAATCTTGCCCGTCATTTTTATGAGCGTTTCAAACCGCAATGCCCACAAATAACCGCGGTTAGAGTAAGTGAAACACCGAAAACTTGGGCTAAATATTGCCCTAAGCATAACGATTAA
- a CDS encoding metallophosphoesterase, with the protein MQKIAILSDIHLHDIYFGYGLFEADSGDLGLRSLKDSMASTRVFNESIAALNNALNDIQKRGIKHVVLLGDLTDDGQAPNYQALKNILDKMSLHYQMQFYALFGNHDCFGDQGKLLEKWLVKASDQQGIHVTGNKQAEGHVFYSPDMVCSTKAQALEYTKHWGMGESPNFIYHETPKKWLQASGKSTDDYSFLASDSSYLLEIEDDIWLILLDGNIVRQDRTGKYILHANAAWQKTLEYRPYIEGWIADIVRRGKQKGKTVLAFSHYPMVGFPRHEQTNMLAGGVSWAKRMPALAFSEKLAKTGLCYHFSGHMHALGHSQFNNLHNYAMPSTVSFPAGYGIIEIDNGNITIDAILLENVENFEIAFPLYKNERSSHFKDTDFIGDYQGFLLSSIRHLIDHKYLKRDWPHDFLDIKEQLLIAFISPRALLYRSVPQKLTIYQCLIDYYLLLFGSYFALPHIDEENINFYQSLPVCFNAEEFLKNEQSFISLIDFLGIMSKQAKSFAA; encoded by the coding sequence ATGCAAAAAATAGCAATTTTATCCGATATCCATTTGCATGATATTTATTTCGGCTATGGTCTTTTTGAAGCAGACAGTGGCGATCTTGGTTTGCGTAGCTTAAAAGATAGTATGGCTTCCACCCGCGTTTTTAATGAAAGTATTGCCGCTCTTAACAACGCTCTTAATGATATTCAAAAACGCGGCATTAAACATGTGGTGCTACTTGGTGATTTAACCGATGATGGACAAGCCCCCAATTATCAAGCATTAAAAAATATTCTCGATAAAATGTCCTTGCATTATCAAATGCAATTTTATGCACTTTTTGGCAATCATGACTGTTTTGGCGATCAAGGAAAGCTACTTGAAAAATGGTTGGTGAAAGCCAGCGATCAACAGGGCATTCATGTAACAGGTAACAAGCAAGCGGAAGGCCATGTATTTTATAGCCCCGACATGGTTTGCTCGACAAAAGCCCAAGCGCTAGAATACACAAAGCATTGGGGTATGGGCGAAAGCCCAAATTTTATTTACCACGAAACGCCTAAAAAATGGCTGCAAGCATCGGGGAAAAGCACCGATGATTATAGTTTTTTAGCAAGTGATAGTTCTTATTTACTTGAAATAGAAGATGATATTTGGCTTATTTTATTGGATGGCAATATTGTACGGCAAGATAGGACAGGCAAATATATTTTGCATGCTAATGCTGCTTGGCAAAAAACGCTTGAATATCGCCCCTATATTGAAGGTTGGATTGCCGATATTGTAAGGCGCGGTAAGCAAAAAGGCAAAACAGTTTTGGCTTTTTCCCATTACCCAATGGTTGGTTTTCCGCGCCATGAACAAACAAATATGCTAGCGGGCGGTGTAAGCTGGGCAAAACGTATGCCAGCCTTAGCCTTTAGTGAAAAATTAGCAAAGACTGGTCTTTGCTATCATTTTAGCGGTCATATGCATGCTCTTGGCCATTCGCAATTTAATAACCTCCATAATTATGCCATGCCTTCAACTGTAAGCTTTCCCGCAGGTTATGGTATCATTGAAATTGATAATGGCAACATCACTATTGATGCCATTTTGCTTGAAAATGTTGAAAATTTCGAAATTGCCTTTCCACTTTATAAAAATGAACGCAGCAGCCATTTTAAAGATACCGATTTTATCGGAGATTACCAAGGCTTCCTTTTATCGTCTATCCGTCATTTAATTGACCATAAATATTTAAAACGCGATTGGCCCCATGATTTTCTAGACATCAAAGAGCAATTGCTTATCGCATTTATATCACCCCGCGCACTGCTTTATCGATCGGTACCGCAAAAATTGACAATATACCAATGCCTTATTGATTATTATCTTTTGCTTTTTGGCTCCTATTTCGCGCTGCCCCATATAGATGAGGAAAATATAAATTTTTATCAAAGCCTGCCGGTATGCTTTAACGCAGAAGAATTTCTAAAAAATGAGCAGTCTTTTATCTCACTAATCGATTTCTTAGGGATTATGAGCAAACAAGCAAAATCTTTTGCCGCTTAA
- the queE gene encoding 7-carboxy-7-deazaguanine synthase QueE: MTDTIRICEIFGPTIQGEGVLIGMPTVFVRTGGCDYRCDWCDTLYAVESSYRQQWQPMTSSSILNEVEKLSNGRSIMVSLSGGNPAIQPLDNLIHTGKERGHSFAMETQGSIVKPWFKDLDWLVLSPKPPSSKMQCDRTILKSAIKAAKNTKVVLKFVVFDDVDYQFARSIGDEFCDIDIYLQPGNHTPPQPQDLDGEIDTNGILNRMEWLIDRVCLDGWFKAHVLPQLHVLIWGNKRGV; this comes from the coding sequence ATGACTGATACAATTCGCATTTGCGAAATTTTTGGCCCTACCATTCAAGGTGAGGGCGTACTTATTGGCATGCCAACGGTTTTTGTACGTACTGGTGGCTGTGATTATCGTTGCGACTGGTGTGATACGCTTTATGCGGTTGAGAGTAGCTATCGTCAGCAATGGCAGCCAATGACAAGCAGCAGCATATTAAATGAAGTTGAAAAACTATCCAATGGTCGCTCTATTATGGTGTCCTTATCGGGTGGTAACCCTGCTATTCAACCGCTTGATAATCTTATTCATACTGGCAAAGAACGCGGTCATTCCTTTGCAATGGAAACCCAAGGCTCTATCGTCAAACCATGGTTTAAAGATCTTGATTGGCTGGTTTTAAGCCCCAAACCACCATCTAGCAAAATGCAATGCGACCGTACCATTTTAAAATCTGCAATAAAAGCTGCTAAAAATACCAAAGTCGTTTTGAAATTTGTCGTTTTTGATGATGTAGATTACCAATTTGCGCGATCAATTGGTGATGAGTTTTGCGATATTGACATTTATTTGCAGCCCGGCAATCACACGCCGCCGCAACCGCAAGACCTTGATGGTGAAATTGATACGAATGGCATTTTAAATCGCATGGAATGGCTAATTGACCGTGTCTGCCTAGATGGTTGGTTTAAAGCCCATGTCTTGCCGCAACTGCATGTTTTGATATGGGGCAATAAACGTGGCGTTTAA
- a CDS encoding AAA family ATPase, with translation MQDNIINKQEQPQNTANLWDDAYEYYMIGYYFLRILHGTKKRNKYVINQEILNWYEEYHLILGLSIPEFNRMVKLEEGSLSIDDFRLTLTPSIFQQKQPVPRLSNLQKRLDILADILKLDGDEVAVINAVYRFVRFLPLMKMISAFDDNSWLRSEPDFKHLSDVLGKNIMQMRELLRDDSNLIQMGLIKDRHGDSCTVSELLIKIVEGESFEMDELCNQLVGLQTKPTLSLSDYDFLAQDCDDAIRILSGSLDKGAKGVGILLYGAPGTGKTEFAKLLAEHSDARAAFIGEASDDNKTDPSRYERLVHLSLLSALGKKAGRVVAIVDEADDIFAGIDNYDPRGRAGSKVFMNRLVESSEIPVVWIVNDLEKLGETILRRMLRIIEFPKPAKAIRERIIT, from the coding sequence ATGCAGGATAATATAATTAATAAACAAGAACAGCCTCAAAATACTGCTAATTTATGGGACGATGCTTATGAATACTATATGATTGGCTATTATTTTTTGCGAATTTTGCATGGTACAAAGAAGCGCAATAAATATGTAATTAATCAGGAAATTTTAAATTGGTATGAGGAATATCACCTTATATTGGGTCTCTCGATCCCAGAATTTAATCGCATGGTCAAGCTGGAAGAGGGGAGTTTATCTATTGATGATTTTCGCTTAACATTGACGCCGTCCATTTTTCAACAAAAGCAGCCAGTTCCTAGACTATCAAACTTGCAAAAGCGTCTTGATATTCTCGCCGATATATTAAAATTAGATGGTGATGAAGTTGCTGTTATAAATGCAGTTTATCGCTTTGTTCGGTTTTTGCCACTGATGAAAATGATATCAGCTTTTGATGATAATAGTTGGTTACGCAGTGAACCAGATTTTAAGCACCTTTCTGATGTGCTTGGCAAAAATATCATGCAAATGCGTGAATTATTGCGCGATGATTCAAATCTTATACAAATGGGGCTGATTAAGGATCGTCATGGTGATAGCTGCACCGTATCTGAGCTTTTGATCAAGATCGTTGAAGGTGAAAGCTTTGAGATGGACGAGCTTTGCAACCAATTGGTTGGCTTGCAAACCAAACCAACCTTAAGCCTTAGCGATTATGATTTTTTGGCGCAAGATTGCGATGATGCTATTCGTATATTAAGTGGTAGCCTTGATAAGGGCGCAAAAGGCGTTGGCATATTGCTTTATGGCGCCCCGGGTACCGGTAAAACGGAATTTGCCAAGCTGTTAGCCGAGCATAGTGATGCACGCGCTGCTTTTATTGGTGAAGCAAGCGATGACAATAAAACCGATCCATCGCGTTATGAACGTCTTGTGCATTTATCGCTTTTGTCTGCCCTTGGTAAAAAAGCGGGTAGGGTTGTTGCCATTGTTGATGAGGCCGATGATATTTTTGCCGGCATTGATAATTATGATCCACGTGGTCGCGCTGGCTCCAAAGTCTTTATGAATAGATTGGTTGAAAGCAGCGAAATTCCAGTAGTGTGGATTGTTAATGACTTGGAAAAGCTTGGCGAAACTATTTTGCG